From Xenopus tropicalis strain Nigerian chromosome 3, UCB_Xtro_10.0, whole genome shotgun sequence, the proteins below share one genomic window:
- the hand1 gene encoding heart- and neural crest derivatives-expressed protein 1 — translation MNLIGSYQHHMMPDPFIFSPGSRCHQERPYFQGWVLNPGEVSPDFPAQPPYSPEYGAVVGPSQTPGRMETLGGKLGRRKGAPPKKERRRTESINSAFAELRECIPNVPADTKLSKIKTLRLATSYIGYLMDVLAKDSEPGGTEGFKAELKKVDGKRRREPQPTEGYWGAAPTGEKKLKGRTGWPQQVWALELNP, via the exons ATGAACCTCATTGGGAGCTACCAGCACCACATGATGCCAGATCCCTTTATCTTCTCGCCTGGCTCCAGGTGCCACCAGGAGAGACCTTACTTCCAGGGATGGGTGCTTAACCCAGGAGAGGTGTCACCTGACTTCCCAGCACAGCCCCCCTATAGCCCTGAGTACGGAGCGGTGGTGGGACCTTCCCAGACACCCGGCCGCATGGAGACTCTGGGGGGAAAGTTGGGGAGGAGGAAAGGGGCTCCCCCCAAGAAAGAAAGGAGAAGGACAGAAAGCATCAATAGTGCCTTTGCTGAACTGAGAGAGTGCATCCCCAACGTGCCAGCTGATACTAAGCTCTCCAAAATCAAGACCCTAAGACTAGCCACCAGCTACATTGGCTACTTGATGGATGTGTTGGCTAAGGACAGTGAgccggggggcacagagggcttcAAAGCTGAACTCAAAAAGGTGGATGGCAAGAGGAGAAGGGAACCG CAACCAACTGAAGGATATTGGGGTGCGGCACCTACAGGAGAGAAGAAATTAAAAGGACGGACTGGGTGGCCCCAGCAGGTATGGGCCCTGGAACTAAACCCCTGA